Below is a window of Diaminobutyricibacter sp. McL0608 DNA.
ACCCTCCCGATCATCGTCCTGATCATCCCGATGCTGCTCGAGATGAAGGAACTGGGCTGGATCAACACGTACCAGGCGCTGATCCTCCCAGGCTCGATCGACGCGTTCGCCATCTTCTGGATGCGTCAGGTGATCTCGTCGGTACCGGACGAGCTGCTCGACGCAGCGCGCGTCGACGGATGCGGGGAGTTCGGAATATATTGGCGCGTCGTCCTGCCGGTCATCCGACCCGGGATCGCCGGCCTCGCCGTCCTCACCGTCATGAACGTCTACAACGACTTCGTGTGGCCGGTCGTCGCCACGACCGCGACGAACAGGCAGACCCTGCAGGTCGTCCTTTCCACGCTCGCGCAGAACATCACCGGGAACAAGATCGGGGCGGACTACGCCCACGTGACCGGGGAACTCCTGGCGGCGAGCTCTATTGCGCTCGTGCCTCTCCTCATCATCTTCATCGTGCTCCAAAAACACTTCATCAGTGGGCTCCTCGCGGGGAGCGTCAAAGGATGAGCACCGCAATCGACCTGAAAGGCACACCCCTCATGGCTTCACCGCTCCCGAAACCGGAGTATCCGCGTCCCGACTTCGACCGTTCGTCACGCTGGCTCTCGCTCAACGGGTCTTGGGAATTCGAAGCCGGCGACCGGCGCACCACGATCTCGGTGCCGTTCGCTTGGGAGACCGAGGCGTCAGGAGTCGCACTGACATGGCTCGAAAACGCACGCTACAGTCGCGAGATCACGATCCCGGCCGAATGGGATGGCTCCCGGGTCTTCCTCTGCTTCGGCGCCGTGCACCACCGCGCGACCGTTGCGATCGATGGGATCGTCGTGGGCATCCACGAGGGCGGCTATACGTCGTTCGAGTTCGACCTGAGCACTCACCTGACCGCAGGCTCCACCGGAATCCTCACGGTCGACGTGGAAGCGCCGTCGGACAAGCGCTGCATTCCCCACGGAAAACAGCGGTCGTTCCCTCGCGACGACTACGACGGCGTCTCGTTCACGCCCAGCTCGGGAATCTGGCAGAGCGTCTGGCTCGAACCGCGCGGCCGGACCTACGCTTCGTCCGTCGTGGTGCGCGGGGACTCACTCGACGGGTTCGAGGTCACGGTGCGCGTCGACGGAGACGCACCCGACGGTGCGGAAGTCACGGTCGCTGTCGTCTCCGGTCATGAGCACATGCAACTCGTGGCCGACAGCCACGGAAACGCCCGTGGCTTCCTCCGGATCGCACATCCGCAGCTCTGGTCACCCGACGATCCGTACCTCTATTTGCTTCGCGTCGACGTCGCCGGGCAGGACTCCGTGACCGTGACCTCCGGGCTCCGGAGTTTCGAGACCCGTGGCGAAGAGCTGTACCTCAATGGCGAGCGCTTCTACATGCGAGGCGTGCTCGACCAGGGCTACTGGCCGGCCACCGGCATCACCGCACCGGATGACACCGCCCTGGTCACCGACATCCGGTTGGCCCACGAAGCCGGGTTCAACCTCATCCGGAAGCACCTCAAGTTCGAAGAACCGCGTTGGCTCCACTGGGCGGACCGGATGGGAATGCTGGTGTGGGCGGAGCCCGCAAGCACCAGCCGGTTCAGCCCTGAAGCCGCCCGCAATTTCGAGGCGCAGATCGATGACATGGTGTGTCGCGACGGCAACCATCCGTCCATCGTCATCTGGGGCCTGTACAACGAAGAGTGGGGCCTCGACTGGGATATCCCCGGAGACGCGGCCCGCACTGCTGCGGTCGTGAGCGCATACGAGCGACTCGCCTGCCTGGATTCTTCGCGGCCGATCGTGGACAACTCGGGTTGGGCGCACGTGAAGACGGATCTGGCCGACTGGCACTACTACGACGAGCATCCGGCGTCCTGGGCGAAGAACGTCGCCGGAATCGCATCAGGCGAACGCGAGAGCTTCCCTGTCCCGCTCGGGCCCGGCTTCGTCGTCGACAAGAGCATCTACGCTGACGATTCCGTGCCCCGGTCTGGCATTCCCCTCGTCAACAGCGAATACGGCGGCGGTTTCACCAGCATCGAGCGGGCGTGGCACGTGCGATGGCAGACCCAGGAACTGCGTCGCCACGACAGGATCGCGGGCTACGTGTACACGGAACTGGCCGACGTCGAACACGAATCGGCCGGACTCTTCACGGCAAGCCGCGAGCGAAAAGACCTCGGCGGGATGAACGCGGCCGATCACAACGCGGACACCGTGATCGTCCTCGACCTCGTCCCTGTACAAGCCGGGACGGACATCGAACCGCCGCAGACGACGACGGAATTCGTCGTGCGCGTGTCCCATCACGGGAGAGAAACACTCAGTGGCCGGATCTTCGGCGCCTGGACACTCGCGGGGCAGCCCGTCGAATGCGTCACCGATCCGCAGACGTGCAGCGATGTGTTCGCTGTCGAACCTTTCGTGGTCAGCGAGCCGACGACGATCATGGTGCCGCCGCCACCGTCCGACCGTCATCGTCGTCTCGCACTGTGGTTCTCGGGGCCGGATGATGATGTGCGGGCACGAACGTTCGTGGATGCGGGGCCGCTCGAGGTCACTGCCCGCTGACGGACTGGCAGCTGACGGGACTGGCGGCACGCTGTTCTGCGTCGACTCGCAAGAGCTACACACCCGGGGCTGCTTCGGTGGCGTTGCTCCGTTTTCGTCTCGGGTTGTCTCACGGGCGCCCTCCGAGGCGAATGGGAAGATGCTCGCGTTGGCTCCGACGTCGGCACACCAGCCATCGGCGCCACGACGATCGGTGCATCCGAGAGGTTCAGGTTCTCCATCAATCCGACATCGCCAGAACGGGCACCCCTGAGCGACCTCTAATACGGCCTCCATCCACCGAGTCTCGATCGCGTAAATGGTCTCTCCCGGTGCGCACCCGTTGCACTTCCAAGTGCTGGCGTGGGTGGTCAGTGACTGGGTGCCGAGTCGCTGGCTGGAACGTGCTCCAGCCCTAAGCCGGCGTCCCCATACGTGCTTTTCACTTCAGCGATGACTACCCGGTGCGGCCCGATCCACCGCTCGTGCTGCCGCTTGGCTTCACGGTGAGTGTCCATTCCGATCAGCTGGTGCAGCGATTCGAGGCTCTCCCAGTAGTAGACCTCTGAATAGAGACCGTTCTCGTCGTTGCTCCACGCCTCCTCGCCGAGGAATCCGGGGATTGTCCGAGCGCGCTCAGCGATTTCGCTATTGAGGCGATGAAACTCGTCGTCGTAGGGTTTCGCCTGGAAGCTGAACGTTGAGGTGTACACACCGACTCCTTCTGTGTTGGCCCGATGCTAGCAACAATGCCCTATGACATAAAGGTTTGATTGGCATTGTCGGCTGCCGACGATACTCCGACGCGAGGGCGTGCTTTTATCCGGAGCACCCTCGCCACAAAGCTGCCCCTGCTTGGTATGTCCTAGGACATATGGCATTCTGGGGCGATGGCTGTGTTCGAAGGGATCACGGGATCCGCTGCATCGGAGATCGCGGAATCGATCCGCGCTCAGGTGGATCGGGGCGATTTGGGTCCGGGCGTTGCGCTCCCGTCGATCCGTGATCTCGCCGAGCACTTGGCGGTGAACCGTAACACGGTTGCGGCCGCGTATGCACAGCTTGCGGGAGCTGGACTGGTCGAGTCGCGACGGCGCGGTGGAACGGTCGTGCTCGGCGTGCCCTTGTTGGAGGCGGAGGGGGTGTCCTCTGACGCCGCCACGACCAACCTGGCAAGCGGGAATCCTGACAGGCTTCTCCTTCCCAGCCTCGGCCGGTTTCTCGGGGGCGGATATGTTCCTCCCCTCTACGGTTCGTCTCCGGTCTCGGAGAATCTGGGTGCGTGGGTCGAACGGCACATGGTTCCGGACGTCGAAGGGGAGTGCGATCTGGTCGTCACGCATGGAGCTGTCGACGCGGTGGAACGACTTCTGGGCGCCTATCTGACCAGGGGGGACCTCGTTGCGGTGGAGGACCCCTGCTTTCTCTCGAGTATCGGAACGCTGCGTCTCAACGGCTTCCGGACTGCCGCCGTCCTCGTCGATGCCGAAGGGATGGTTCCGGGCGCACTGGAAGCGGCATTGCGTGCCGGGGCGCGCGCCGTCATCTGTACCCCGCGTGCACAGAATCCCACCGGCGCCAGCATCACGGCTGGACGATCACATAGCCTCTCCGCGATCCTCGAAGCATTTCCCGATGTTCTCGTGATCGAAGACGACCACTTCTCCGCGATCTCCGATGCCCCATACCGCCGCATCACCCCCGCGTCGTCAAGGCGTTGGGCGCTCGTCCGTTCCGTATCGAAGTTCCTCGGCCCCGACCTGCGGGTCGCCCTGGTGCTGTCCGATCCGGAGACATCACGTCGGCTCGGAGCGCGTTTGAGCTCCGCCACGACGTGGGTCAGCCACATTCTGCAGAACGCCGTCGCGACGATGCTCGCTGACCAGGGGACCATTCAGCTGCTCGGTAAGGCCAGAGCTACGTACTCGAGACGAAGCAGCCGGCTTATCTCCGAGCTGCGCCGCCACGGTATCGAGGTGGCAGGCCCGGCCGACGGGCTCAACGTGTGGATTCCCCTCGGGGGCCGCGAGCCCCGTGTCGTCGATGCGTTGCGTGCGCGCGGCTGGGCGGTACGCGCCGGGTCCGCTTTCTCCGTATCCGACCATCCCATCCGGGCAATCCGAGTGACGACGGCCGGGATGACAGAGGACGAGGCTGCGAGGTTTGCCAACGACCTCACGGGGGTTCTTGGAACGGCGGCAGGCAATTCGTGATGCTCGCCGCTGCGGAAACGAACGGCTTCAGGAGGATGACCATGTTCCACGGCCTCAGCGCCTTTCCGATCACACCGCTGCGCGACGACCGAATCGATGACGCCGCGTTCCGCTCCCTGATCCAGCGCCTCGCAGCATCCGGGGTCGACTCGATCACCGCACTCGGCTCGACGGGCTGCTACGCGTACCTGAGCCGCGAGGAACGGGGAACTGCCATCGCCGCCAGCGTCGCAGAAGCAGGAGACACTCCAGTGTTTGCGGGTATCGGCGGCCTACGGACCAGTCAGGTGCAGCAGCTTGCAGACGACGCGCAGCACGCTGGAGCCGCGGCGGTCCTTCTCGCACCTATGACTTACCAAACCCTCACCAACGACGACGTTTACACCCTCTACGAAGATGTCACGAAGGGACTGTCCGTCCCCCTCATCGTGTATGACAACCCCGGAACAACCCACTTCACCTTCACGGACGAGCTCTACGCCGCAGTGGCGACACTGCCGAACGTCTCCTCGATCAAAATCCCCGGCGTTTCGCTCGGGGCAGACGAGCTCCGGGCGCGCATTGCGGATCTGCGGAGGATCCTTCCTCCGCACGTCACAATTGGCGTTTCCGGGGACGCGTATGGGGCTGCCGGTCTGAACGCAGGCTGCGAGGCCTGGTACTCGGTCATCGCCGGCACCCTCCCTCAGCACCCCCTGGCGATCACGAGGGCTTCTCAGCGCGGCGACGGAGATGAGGCGATCGCGCTCGCTGCACAATGGCAGCCCCTCTGGGTGTTGTTCGCGAAACACGGCAGCCTGCGCGTCACTGCGGCGATCGCCGAAATACTCGAATACGTTCGGCGCCCGTCGCTACCGAGACCCATCCTGGGCCTCAGCGAGGCCGACCGTAATGTGGTCGCCGATGTGCTCCGAACGATCAGCGTGACCTTGTGATCGCGCCTTGAAGCGTCCCGCATAAATCGACCGCTTCCTCATATTGAGGGACCCACTTGGCAATAGGTATTGATCTTAATCGTGGTGCTTGTCGCAGCATCTTCCAGGGCGGTTTCATTCCGTTCTTTGCTCGACTGTTCCGGGCGCCGATGCACCTTGTCGACCCGGAACCGTCGGCTCTCGGACTGCGTTTCAACGAAAACCCTTGGGGCTCCATCGCCACACAGTTGGGCCGGGCTCGCAGGCTGACGGATCCACAATCGAAGATCTCAACCTTGGCGACGACGGATGGGTCAGCATAATGACCGCGAGGGCCGGCTCCTCCAAGTCCGCGGCAGCACCCGACTTCAAGCCAGCGACGTCGTTCTCACCCTCACCGAGCCCGACGCGCAGCTCGACCGCATCTTCGACGCAGGCGCCGACCCTGACTAGAGGACGCTGCCGAGCCGAACTCAATTGTGACAACGTTCTGACAACACTTCTACTAAACCGGAGAGCACTGACATGAGTCGCGGTGAGCCAACGAGCCGCGGAATCACGCAGAATCGTGAAGTCGATGTGGCTGTCGCCCGGGAGGGAATAGAGTTCGAATCCCACGCCCTCCGCTTCAGAATGAGCGCTCGTATCCCAGTGAATTACTGGGGTCTTGGGTCGAAGGCTGGAACGCGAACCGACAATTTGACAACTCACTGACAATAATCGCGCCGTCAGAGTCGAGTCACACACCCCGTTGAAGGCGTACGCGGTCGCCTGCTTCACCCCTTGGGAAGCCTGCCCGCGTTTTCATCTGATCCTTGCTCCCATCATGTGCCACTTCTGGCTTCCGTTTCGTTGTCTTACATTGCCGCCATCGCCGTTACCACCGCATCCGGCGCCGGCGATTTTCGGGACATCGCAGTTACACCCGCGACGCCTCGAGTCCCAGCCGCCTAATACGAGCGGATCCTTTCGAAGCGGCCGGGTCGCGCCAACATCGGCTCACTATGGGGTGCGGCGAAATCCATCACCGCCGAGCGAAGCGAGTCCTGACGGTACCGTGCAGAGGATGCCCAGATGGCTTCTCCCAATCCCCGATCAATTAGGCGATGCTGCGGGTCCGTTGCTCAATGCCTGGCGCACCGTAGGGGTAGTCCGATGGTGCCGGGTCGCTTGCCGCGTCAAGCGATTCGATTTCGTCCGGGTCAAGGTCCAGATCGAATGATTCGATGTTGTGGACAAGCTGGTCCGCGGTGCGAGCGCCCAAAATGATCGAGGCGATTCCGGGCCTGGACGCGAGCCACGCAAGCGCGACGTTCGCCATCGAAACATTTCGCGATTCCGCAATGCGTCTGAGCGCGGCTAGTACGTCCCACGTGCGCGCGAGGTCCTTTCGTCGGCCCCAAGCTTCCATTCCGTCAGCGTCTGGATTTTCGCCGAGCCTCGTATCTCCGTGAGGTGCCAGGTCACGCGTGTACTTGCCAGTGAGCCAGCCGCCACCGAGTGGTGACCACGGCAGCAGGCCGAGACCAGCGTGTCGGGAGGCAGGCAGGATCTCCCACTCGACTTCGCGGACGAGCAAGTTGTATTGGGGTTGCATGGAGACGAGTGGGAAACGACCTTTCGCCTGTGCGGCTGCTGTGGCGATCTGCCAACCAGTGAAGTTCGACAATCCGACGTAGGAGATCTTCCCTGCTCGAACCGCGTCATCAAGGAAGTCGATGCTTTCGTCGATCGGTGTGAGTGGGTCCCAGGCGTGCAGTTGGTACAGGTCGATGTGATCGACCTCTAGCCGGCGTAGCGAACTTTCGAGAGCGCGTCTCAGATGACGCCGTGAGAGGCCCGCATCGCGAGGGTCGACTCCCACGGGAAACCGCGCTTTGCTTGCTAGAAAGACCCGTGATCGCGTTATCGGCTCGAGTGAGCTGAGCCACTCGCCGATGATGCACTCGGAAGCCCCGGAGTTGTAAATGTCTGCGGTCTCGACGAAGTTCCCGCCATGATCGAGGTAGCTCGCAAGCTGTCGTTTGGCTTCATCACCATCGGTGCTGGAGCCAAATGTCATTGTGCCAAGTGCCGCCTGCGAGATGACCGCGCCTGAGCGGCCCAACGTTGTGTATTTCATTCTCAGCTTTCGTTTCCTGGTGTCGCTTTACAGTGTCCGCGGGCGGTACGCGTCGACGAGAACGTCCATCGTTGCGTCCAATTGCCGGTTGACGATGCGACGGCCGGCATCGGCGTCGTGCCATGCAACGATTCCTCGCGCTCCGTCGGTGAACGACATCTGCGGCGCGAACTCCGGCACGAGTTTCTTCACCTTCGTGTTGTCGAACACCATCGAATGGGACTTGTCGCCGAGCAACGCTGCGCCCCACTCGGAGTCGGCTTTCGCGATTGCATCGGAGGCGATGTGGACGAAGTCGGGTTCGACGCCGGCGGCGGCGGCCATCGCGTCGTAGATGTGATTCCACGTCATCGGATCCTCGGATGTGATGTGGAAGGCCTGGCCAATCGCACGCTGGTTTCCGAACAGGCCAACGAGCCCGACCGCAAAATCGCTGCTGTGCGTCATTGTCCAGAGTGATGTTCCGTCTCCGGGTATCACGACCGGCCTGCCCTGTCTCATTCGTTCGATCACCGTCCAACCGCCATCGAAGGGGACCATCGTCTCGTCGTATGTGTGCGACGGTCGGACAATAGTGACGGGCAGGCCCGTCTCGAAGTATTCGTCGAACAGTCGGTTTTCGCAGGCGATCTTCTGTCGCGAATACTTCCAGAACGGATTGCTCAGTGGCGTGAGTTCTGTGATCGGAAGTGAGGCTGGCGGGGTTTGATATGCGGACGCGGAGCTGATGAAGATGTACTGGTCGGTGATGTCCCAGAACAGTTCACTGTCCCGGGCGATATCCGCCGGGGTGAACGCAACCCAGTCGACGACGACGTCGAAGCGAAGCGTGCGGAGTGCAGTTCGGACGTGTTCGGGGTTGTTCACGTCAGCGAGTAGAACGTGCGCACCTGCGGGAGACGTTCGAGCAGAGTTCCCGCGGGTGAGAAGGTACAGTTCCATTCCCCGTTCGATTGCCAATTCCGCGCAGGCGGAACTGATGATGCCGGTGCCACCGACGAAGAGGACCTTGAGTGGGGACACTTACTTGACGCCTCCGGCGGTGAGGCCGCTGACGATGCGGCGTTGGAATATGAGAACGAGTATGAGGAGCGGGACGGTCACGACGACGCCGGCGGCCATTTGAGTGCCGAACGGTTGGCTGTATTGGGAGATACCCGTGAATTGGGCGATGGCGACGGTCACCGGCTGCGAGTCAGGAGTCTGCGACATCGAGTTCGCGATCATGAACTCGTTCCAGGCCGATATGAAGATCAAGATCGCGGTGGTGAACACCCCTGGAACGGCGAGCGGCAGGATGACCCGTCGAAAAGCCTGTATCGGGGTGCAACCGTCGATTCGGGCTGCTTCCTCGAGTTCCCAAGGCATCGCACGGAAGAAGCTGGTCAAGATGTAGATGCCAAGTGGCAAAGAGAAACTGATGTCAGGGATGATCATCGCCTGGTAGGTATCGATCCAACCCAGGTTGGCAAAGAGCTGGAACAAGGGGGTGAGGATGGATGCTCCTGGGAACATCGCTGTCGCCAGGAAGACCGCGAGCACTACCGCCTTTCCTCGAAACTTCAGCCGCGCCAGCGCATACGAGGCGAAGATCCCGAGTATCAGGGCGAGGATCGTGACCGAGCCGGCGATGATCAGGCTGTTCCGAAGTGCGAGCGTGAAGCTGTTTTGGTCGCCGAATACGGCTTCGTAGTTCTGAAGTGTCGGATGGATCGGTATCAGACGGTTGTCGAGGATGTCTTGAGGCCCCTTGAGGCTTGAGACGAGCATCCAGTAGAACGGCAGAACGCAGAACAGCACGAGGAGGACGATCGCCGAATAGAACCAGGCTCGTTGGGCCGCCCGGGGACTATTTGGGCGGGGCGTGCGTTGGCTGGCGGTGGGCTTGATCGCGGTGAGGGTCGTCATGGTTTTTCCTGTCCGCTGACGGCGTTGGCGCCCAGCAGGCGAACGAACAGGTACGCCGTCACGAAGATGAGAATGAAGGTCAGCGTCGAGAGCGCTCCGCCATAGCCTGGTTTCAACTCGCTGAGGGTCGCTCGCACAACCAGGATCGAGAGGGTGGTGGTGCCATTGGCGCCGTGCGTGAGGATCTGCGGGAGATCGTACATTCGCAGCGCATCGAGCATCCTGAACAAGATCGCGACGAGCAGCGCCGGTTTCACCAGTGGCAGCGTGATGAGCCGGAATCGTTGCCAAGCATTCGCGCCGTCGATTCGGGACGCTTCGTAGACCTCCTCGGGAATGATCTGAAGGCCGGCGAGGATCAGGAGGGCGATGAACGGCGCCGTCTTCCACGTGTCGGCCACGATGATCGCGAACCGGCTGGACCATTCAGCGCCTGTCCACACCACGCTCGATCCCGTGACAGCGTTGATGATTCCGGCTGGATCGAAGGCCCATTTCCATAACACAGCCGTGACCGCTGTGGGAATCGCCCACGGGATCAACACCGAAGCGCGGATCAGCCCACGACCGCGGAAGGCCTTGTTCATGACCAGTGCCATCGCGAACCCGATCGCCGTCTCGAGAATGACCGTCACGACCGTGAAGAAGTAGGTCGTTCCGGTTGCGTCCCAGAACTCTGCGCTGTTCTGTCCCCAGAGAGCACTGACATAGTTCGCCAAGCCGACAAACGGTGGTGCGGTTGCGATCGTGTCGCCGAACAGGGATCGGATGATCGCGGCGATGACCGGATACCCGATGATGATCGTGAGCACGAGCATGGCTGGCAATACCAGCCAGAAGGCGAGCCGGCCTTCTTTCGAGTTCTTGACGCGTGGTGCCCGCTCGGGCGTCGTCGTCAGGACGGTTCGTCTTTCATCGACTTCGATGGACACGGCTCGCCTTTCGTGGTTGGAGGTTGCGAGATCGTTCTACTGGATGGCCTGTTTGAGATCTGCCGCCATCTTCGTGATCGCCTGGTCGACCGTGACCTTGCCCTGCAATGCGGCGTACGCGTTCTGCTGGATCGCCAGCGTCACCGCGTTGTAGTTAGCCGTCTTCGGGCGGGGGTTGGCCCCCAGGAGCGAGTCCTTCAATTCGGGGAGGTACGGCGACACTTTCACGAGCGCGGGGTCGCTGTACAGGCTCTGCAATACCGACGCCTGGTTCATGACCGAAACGAGGATCTTCTGGCTCGATGGCGATTGCATCCAGGCGACGAAATCCTTGGCGGTCTTCTGGTGCTTCGAGTACGCGGACACGCCCAGATCGATTCCGCCCAGTGAGGAAACGCCAGGGCCGGCCTTACCGGGAAGGGTCGTCATCTGGAACTTTCCGGCGATCTTCGATGTCTTGTCGCTGGCAGCCGTGTAGACGTATGGCCAGTTGGTCAGGAACAAGGAGTTTCCGCTCAGGAAGGCATCGGCGCTCTGCTGTTCCTGGTACGTGATCGCCGCCGGCTTCACGTCACCCTTCTTGAACAGATCCACGAGATGCTGGAGTCCCGCACGCGCCTCGGGCGAGTCGACGGTGACCGTCTTTCCGTCAGGGCTGAGGAACGAGCCGCCGGCCGAGTTGATCGCCTGCGCGACGTTCACCGTCAGGCCCTCGTACTGGGCGAATTGTCCGCCCGCGTAGCAGGTCATGTTGTGCGCGGTGGCGATCGCGCAATCCGCTTGCATCTCATCCCATGTCTTGGGCGCTTCGGGGATCAGATCCGAACGGAAGTAGAGCAGCTGCGCGTTCGTCATGAACGGTGCGCCGTACATCTTTCCGTTGTACGTGGCGGTATTGACCGCGGCCGGGAGCACGTCGCTGCCGCCTACCTTCGACTTGTCCAACTCCGCAAGCCAACCGTGTGCGGCGAACTCCGAGGTCCAGACGACGTCGTCCCACATCACATCGTATTTGTCGCTCTTGGCTTGAAGATCCTGGATGAATGAGTTTCGCTGGTCGTCAGGGGAGGCCGAAAGTTCGATGAACGTGACCTTCTGATCAGGGTGAAGCTTGTTCCACTGGGCAAGCAGCTGTGGCATGGCGCCGGTCAGGTCTTTGCCTGACGCGAATGTGATCGGGCCGACACCGCTGTTGCTGGTGGCGCTACCGGACGCGCAACCGGCCAACGCCCCGGCGACCAGCGACGCCGCAGCCAACGTGAACGCGACGGCCTTAACTTGCTTATGCACGATGTCTCTCCTATGAGTTGCTGTGCTCGACTCGATGTTCCGTCGGAAACAAATCGGTCGAAGTGCGCCGAATGACTCACTGCCAATCAGGATGCATGGGCCGGGAACCGATGTCAAGTAATCGGTTACTTTGCAATCTCGAATGTAACGAAATCGAAAGCTATGGCAGCGCACTCGCTGGAAGATTCCAGCTAATGCAGAGTACGAACCCAGCACGTAATCGGTTACAGTAGCGATGCGGGCAGATCACGGCGCCAGCGCGTGATGGAGAGCATTCCCGCGAGAGACGAGGACCGGGTGGGAGTTACTGTCAAAGATCTTGCGCGTGTCGCGGGTGTCTCGACTGCTACGGTGTCGCGCGCACTTCGCGGCTTCGACTCGGTCGATCCCGTGATCCGTCAACACGTCCTCGACGTAGCGAGCCGTCTGGACTACGTCGCCTCGCCCGCCGCCGCGGCATTGTCGACCGGCAAGGCCGGAAGCATCGGAATCATCACCCCGTTCGTCGATCGACTGGCTTTTCTGCGAATGCTCAAGGGGATCGAGAGCGAAATGCGGGCGGCGAACATGGATCTGCTTCTGCACTGCACCGGAGACCCGAGTGACCCTCACCCGGTGCCCCCGCACAAGCGGCTCGCCCGACGAGTGGACGGGTTTCTGGTGCTGTCGGTCTCGGCCGAAAGCCCTGACCTCGAGGGGATTCTGAAGCTCGGGATGCCCGTCACGATATTCGGTTCGACCGGGCCGCGTGCGTCGAACATCAACATCGACGATCGGGCTGGAGCCGCCAGCGCGATGGACCACCTCCTCGAGCGGGGCCATCAGCGGATCGGAGTCATTTACGGTCGCGAACTCGACAACCCGATCGTTCTCGAACATCAGAGGTATCTCGGCTGCCTCGACGCGATGAAGCGTGCGGGACTCCCTCTGAACGATCGTCTCCAGGTGCCCGGTGACTACACGATTGCGGGCGGTGAGCGGGCGATGACGCAGCTTCTCGACTCGGATGAACCACCCACCGCCGTGTTCGCGTTCTCTGACGAGATGGCGTTCGGGGCGATCCAGGCAATGAAGAACCGCGGCGTCAGACCCGGGCGCGACATCGCGATAATCGGATACGACGGGCATGAGATCTCGGCCGTGCTCGACTTGAGCACGATCAGTGTTCCGTTCGAGCTGATCGGAGCTACGGCGGCGCACGACCTTCTGCGGGAACTCGGAGCGCCGACGGAGCGGCGGACCGCGAAGGTCTTCCCGACTCAACTGATCGCGCGCGCCACGACTTCGCAGGCATCCGTCGGTTAGCGCGACTCGGCGCGCAGCGTGAGGCCCACGCAAAAGACCTACGCGGGCGTAGCGAGGGAGGATCGTCGCACCACCGGCATGGGAATCAGCGTCTCTCCGTTGTTTTCGCCGGAGAGCAGAAGTTCGACCGCCTGTCGCCCCATCTGCTCATGGGGGAGACCGACCGTCGTCAATCCGGGACGAAGGTATGCGGCCAATTCGTCGTTGTCGAATGAGACGACGGAGACGTCATCTGGCACAGACAGCCCGGATTCGGCCAGTGCCTGGTAGGCGCCGAAGGCGATTCGGTCGTTCATGCACAGCAGTGCCCGAACCTCCGGGTGTTCGACGAGCAGCGATTTCGTAGCGACGTATCCGTCTTCAGGTTCCCAGAGCCAGATCGATTTCTCCGCGATGAATTCGAGTGCGTTCTCGGCCATCGCCGAGCGGATTCCTGCGATTCGGCGCGCGACTGTCGCAGATCGGAACATGTTAC
It encodes the following:
- a CDS encoding aldo/keto reductase → MKYTTLGRSGAVISQAALGTMTFGSSTDGDEAKRQLASYLDHGGNFVETADIYNSGASECIIGEWLSSLEPITRSRVFLASKARFPVGVDPRDAGLSRRHLRRALESSLRRLEVDHIDLYQLHAWDPLTPIDESIDFLDDAVRAGKISYVGLSNFTGWQIATAAAQAKGRFPLVSMQPQYNLLVREVEWEILPASRHAGLGLLPWSPLGGGWLTGKYTRDLAPHGDTRLGENPDADGMEAWGRRKDLARTWDVLAALRRIAESRNVSMANVALAWLASRPGIASIILGARTADQLVHNIESFDLDLDPDEIESLDAASDPAPSDYPYGAPGIEQRTRSIA
- a CDS encoding SDR family oxidoreductase translates to MSPLKVLFVGGTGIISSACAELAIERGMELYLLTRGNSARTSPAGAHVLLADVNNPEHVRTALRTLRFDVVVDWVAFTPADIARDSELFWDITDQYIFISSASAYQTPPASLPITELTPLSNPFWKYSRQKIACENRLFDEYFETGLPVTIVRPSHTYDETMVPFDGGWTVIERMRQGRPVVIPGDGTSLWTMTHSSDFAVGLVGLFGNQRAIGQAFHITSEDPMTWNHIYDAMAAAAGVEPDFVHIASDAIAKADSEWGAALLGDKSHSMVFDNTKVKKLVPEFAPQMSFTDGARGIVAWHDADAGRRIVNRQLDATMDVLVDAYRPRTL
- a CDS encoding carbohydrate ABC transporter permease, producing MTTLTAIKPTASQRTPRPNSPRAAQRAWFYSAIVLLVLFCVLPFYWMLVSSLKGPQDILDNRLIPIHPTLQNYEAVFGDQNSFTLALRNSLIIAGSVTILALILGIFASYALARLKFRGKAVVLAVFLATAMFPGASILTPLFQLFANLGWIDTYQAMIIPDISFSLPLGIYILTSFFRAMPWELEEAARIDGCTPIQAFRRVILPLAVPGVFTTAILIFISAWNEFMIANSMSQTPDSQPVTVAIAQFTGISQYSQPFGTQMAAGVVVTVPLLILVLIFQRRIVSGLTAGGVK
- a CDS encoding carbohydrate ABC transporter permease, with product MTTTPERAPRVKNSKEGRLAFWLVLPAMLVLTIIIGYPVIAAIIRSLFGDTIATAPPFVGLANYVSALWGQNSAEFWDATGTTYFFTVVTVILETAIGFAMALVMNKAFRGRGLIRASVLIPWAIPTAVTAVLWKWAFDPAGIINAVTGSSVVWTGAEWSSRFAIIVADTWKTAPFIALLILAGLQIIPEEVYEASRIDGANAWQRFRLITLPLVKPALLVAILFRMLDALRMYDLPQILTHGANGTTTLSILVVRATLSELKPGYGGALSTLTFILIFVTAYLFVRLLGANAVSGQEKP
- a CDS encoding ABC transporter substrate-binding protein: MHKQVKAVAFTLAAASLVAGALAGCASGSATSNSGVGPITFASGKDLTGAMPQLLAQWNKLHPDQKVTFIELSASPDDQRNSFIQDLQAKSDKYDVMWDDVVWTSEFAAHGWLAELDKSKVGGSDVLPAAVNTATYNGKMYGAPFMTNAQLLYFRSDLIPEAPKTWDEMQADCAIATAHNMTCYAGGQFAQYEGLTVNVAQAINSAGGSFLSPDGKTVTVDSPEARAGLQHLVDLFKKGDVKPAAITYQEQQSADAFLSGNSLFLTNWPYVYTAASDKTSKIAGKFQMTTLPGKAGPGVSSLGGIDLGVSAYSKHQKTAKDFVAWMQSPSSQKILVSVMNQASVLQSLYSDPALVKVSPYLPELKDSLLGANPRPKTANYNAVTLAIQQNAYAALQGKVTVDQAITKMAADLKQAIQ
- a CDS encoding LacI family DNA-binding transcriptional regulator; translation: MSRALRGFDSVDPVIRQHVLDVASRLDYVASPAAAALSTGKAGSIGIITPFVDRLAFLRMLKGIESEMRAANMDLLLHCTGDPSDPHPVPPHKRLARRVDGFLVLSVSAESPDLEGILKLGMPVTIFGSTGPRASNINIDDRAGAASAMDHLLERGHQRIGVIYGRELDNPIVLEHQRYLGCLDAMKRAGLPLNDRLQVPGDYTIAGGERAMTQLLDSDEPPTAVFAFSDEMAFGAIQAMKNRGVRPGRDIAIIGYDGHEISAVLDLSTISVPFELIGATAAHDLLRELGAPTERRTAKVFPTQLIARATTSQASVG